The following are encoded together in the Argopecten irradians isolate NY chromosome 5, Ai_NY, whole genome shotgun sequence genome:
- the LOC138324359 gene encoding golgin subfamily A member 6-like protein 2, translating to MDSRPSNTWWWGLIPGGEDLSLIPGGEDLSLIPGGEDLSLIPGGEDLSLIPGGEDLSLIPGGEDLSLIPGGEDLILGGKDLIPDGEDLSLIPDGEDLIPDGEDLSLIPGGEDQILGGEDLIPDGEDLILGGEDLIPSGEDQIPGGEDQIPGGEDLILGGEDLIPGGEDLSLIPGGEDLSLIPGGEDLIPDGEDMILGGEDMIFGGEDLIPGGEDLIPGGEDLIPGGEDLSPIPIDGDQ from the exons ATGGATTCCAG ACCT TCTAATACCTGGTGGTGGGGACTGATACCTGGTGGTGAGGACCTTAGTCTGATACCTGGTGGTGAGGACCTTAGTCTGATACCTGGTGGTGAGGACCTTAGTCTGATACCTGGTGGTGAGGACCTTAGTCTGATACCTGGTGGTGAGGACCTTAGTCTGATACCTGGTGGTGAGGACCTTAGTCTGATACCTGGTGGTGAGGACCTGATACTTGGTGGTAAGGACCTGATACCTGATGGTGAGGACCTTAGCCTGATACCTGATGGTGAGGACCTGATACCTGATGGTGAGGACCTTAGTCTGATACCTGGTGGTGAGGACCAGATACTTGGTGGTGAGGACCTGATACCTGATGGTGAGGACCTGATACTTGGTGGTGAGGACCTGATACCTAGTGGTGAGGACCAGATACCTGGTGGTGAGGACCAGATACCTGGTGGTGAGGACCTGATACTTGGTGGTGAGGACCTGATACCTGGTGGTGAGGACCTTAGTCTGATACCTGGTGGTGAGGACCTTAGTCTGATACCTGGTGGTGAGGACCTGATACCTGATGGTGAGGACATGATACTTGGTGGTGAGGACATGATATTTGGTGGTGAGGACCTGATACCTGGTGGTGAGGACCTGATACCTGGTGGTGAGGACCTGATACCTGGTGGTGAGGACCTTAGCCCGATACCTATTGATGGGGACCAGTAA